GCGCCATTCGtgaattattttctttaatagaAGTAGTCCTCATTAGCATGAAATCGcattaagaaaaaattttccTCCAAATCTGTAACATTAACAGCACCTTGCTTCGCCCATCTCTTGTTAATCCACCTTTCCATAAACGGAAGACTAACTTTCTTGTCCAAAGGTTTAACTATGAGGGTTTAGGATTGAAAGGAGATTGAAAGGGTGTCTCCTCCTCTTTGTCTTCAttcatctttactttctttGTGCTCTTGTCCGTtagatcttcttcttcctttgaaTGTTTCTCAGAGTCTTTAAGAGAATTATACTGTATGTGTATCGTATAAATAAGTATTTTTCATCaattattatttcattttctttttctgtcaTGGATCCGATAATTTGTTTGAAGACTTATAGGTGCATCGAATATCAACGCTGTGCATGAGAACTCAGTTTGATGAAGAATAATagtccttttttttatttgagataCGACCATTCATTCATatctacttttttttattaatttaaattgtttaaaaaataattttataatataatattaaatttttatatatgtaaaaaatCACACAAATTTATTAGAGATATAAGTTAGGACTATGTTAtgttttatcaatttaaattaaaaaaaaaacaatttataACACCTTCAACTAAAATATCCTTTTATAgagttcaaaattaaattcatgttgttgtactttaaagtttaaactgctattaataaaattttttatactttaaaattttttttcaaaaaaacttatttaaataattaaattgtttacataaattgaattttactGTGTAagctatttttttataagtagcttaattaatttgtttatacaAGTGGTCTAAATCTCCCCTCAACTCTAACTTTCTTCAACTCTAACTTTCTAAACACTGGCTAAGCTCTCGATGTACTCAAAGGCTCTAAACCACCCCCAAGTTTTTTGTAATATTTCATTGCCTGTTGGTATGTCCGACACATAGTAAGAGTTTCTATCCTTTAACCGCAGAACAACAACTGTGCCCGGTACATGCAACAACAAACTCATgccatcttcatcatcttcaatGAGATGGATTACACTGCAGAAGAACTCCTTTTCATGAAGCGTGATTCTATCAAAAGCAGTTCGAACAATTACAGGTAGAAGATCAATGCTGTGCAGGTGAACCCACCTTGGTGAAGAATAGTCTTTTTTCAACCGGAAGACGCATATAGACAACTCATCATCAGATTCAAATCCAGCCAAATTCATGTGACCGCATGTAGGCACAAGAACGGTTCTATAATAAGTTTTGGACGGCAAAGGAGGCATGTCATTCTTCATGCACTCTTCCTTCAGATCAAAACGCAGTGTCGTTTTTCTTCCGTTCCAATAAATTGAGTCCTTGAAATAGGTCACCATATCGAATTCAACGCGGAAGGTAGGCGGGAAGGAACACCCGCGCATGGTTTCGAAGCATTCATTCTTTGAATCCACGCCATCAAAAATGCAGATAACCTTATAACCAATAAAGTGCAAGGGATCAAAAGCAAAAGCTAGAGAGTAATGCAAATCTGATGAATCAAACGATGGAAAGGAAGAAGGCAAGGTTTTCTTGTCTCCAGTGGTAGGGTTATAGATAAACACGGCTTCTTCCGATTGGAGCAGCATCAAGCCGTTGCAAGATTGTATTATCTGTGAAGAACTTAGATCGGGGATTTTGGGGGAGAATGAAGATGAAGAATATGAGGGGCAGGTTTCCTTGTCTAAGTAGAAGAATTTCACTTCCTGGTGAAATACAGAGTCGGGGGCGAAATCGAAGAACAAACCGGAGACTCTTTGTTTTAAGCTGGCGTGACAGCAGCGGAAGTAAGGGGCGGAGATGAGAGAGAGCCAACGCTTGGAGACACGTCTGAAAGTTATGACATCTCTGAGAGTCACACGACCAAGAATTTGAGTGAGCAAGTCATCGTTTCTTTCAATTGCTTCCATTGAAGAAGAGATGAATTCTGTGTTGTCGCtcatgttgttcttcacttaGCTTTGTGTATCTTCCAAGAGTGGGTTACTGATTAtgcatataaatatttttatttttactattaaaaatttatcaaacctactaaaaaataaaaaagatcttttttattaaaaaaatttttttttatcaatttaatgacgtccaaaaaaatataaagaattttcttaattcttttcaatataattttttattgttaattttataaataaggttaaaaaaatatgagaaaaaatattaaaaaattaaaaattatactttaatgatctttttataaaattttagataattttttattttattattcttaaattatatattatactctgtatttaaaaatttttatttttttaaaattacgtGTAATATTATATACCTTTTTTTAGATACAAagagtttataaaattagaatgagtaataaatttgattatacATATCTCGTAACATATAAACTCTTAAAAATTTCTAACATAATTGACATTGTGGACAAATTGATTAtatttctaacaaaaaaataaaatgacattGATAAACTTGTGAAGACATTTCAATACATATTAAAACTTGTAAATTGACATGTTGAATCAGATATTTCTCTTGATAAGTGGTACACGgtaaaacctttttttttaatctgtCAAAATGGGTCTTTCGGTCCAAGAAAATGAGTAATTTAGTGTTTATTTAGGTGTGtttctaagaaaaaaaattttttaattatttttttttaaagatattatagaaaaataaaaataattttatgtttgagtatgtagaaagatttttttatttattaattatatttaggtataataatataaaagtattttttgtttatttattatataaaaaatatccttttttaagaaaaaatatcttttaaaaaaatataaattataagttctcaaaaaagatatttttttattcttctaatatttttatttttactactaaaaatttgtcaaac
This portion of the Arachis duranensis cultivar V14167 chromosome 6, aradu.V14167.gnm2.J7QH, whole genome shotgun sequence genome encodes:
- the LOC107495678 gene encoding F-box protein At5g07610-like gives rise to the protein MSDNTEFISSSMEAIERNDDLLTQILGRVTLRDVITFRRVSKRWLSLISAPYFRCCHASLKQRVSGLFFDFAPDSVFHQEVKFFYLDKETCPSYSSSSFSPKIPDLSSSQIIQSCNGLMLLQSEEAVFIYNPTTGDKKTLPSSFPSFDSSDLHYSLAFAFDPLHFIGYKVICIFDGVDSKNECFETMRGCSFPPTFRVEFDMVTYFKDSIYWNGRKTTLRFDLKEECMKNDMPPLPSKTYYRTVLVPTCGHMNLAGFESDDELSICVFRLKKDYSSPRWVHLHSIDLLPVIVRTAFDRITLHEKEFFCSVIHLIEDDEDGMSLLLHVPGTVVVLRLKDRNSYYVSDIPTGNEILQKTWGWFRAFEYIESLASV